TCACGACTTTAGAGTTCTATTTCTTCCCTAATATAAATAGAATACTTATATTTATAGGGCAGACCTTGATTTGTGAACTGTCTCACTTTGAACAGTTATACTTTGTATGAGTAGAGCTTCGGGTTACAAATaatcgcacataacacacatcgcaCATCGCGCTTTTTCTGCGAACAAAACTTCTCTGCTGGCGTCAGTCTAAACCGCGACAGTTTTTAACACGCACTGTTGAGTTTCGTTGCGCGCGCGCATCCCAGCgggcaagagaaaatgaggtggTGAAGAGAAAGTGGTGGGCTTTATTCTTGTCTCTAAATCTAGCTAGTATCACAGTCTCCAGTACTATGTTGACAGGTACCACCAGCACACTCGGCGGGGCATACCCCACGACAAAGATGGGGGCCATAAAAGCCGGCCTTGCAGCCTGTATTGATTTTTAAAGaaaaggttagggttagggtaaggaaTAGggttaaccctaaccctaattatAAAATAAATGTAACCTAATGTGCACTTGAATCCATGCATGTCATATCAATTGAACTACTACATTCCAGAACTGTACACAATTCCGTGCTTTGGTATTAAAACACTCGTAGCCCTaactcatctctctctctctctggttctctctctctctctctctctctctctctctctctctctctctctctctctctctctctctctctctctctctctctctctctctctctctctctctctctctctctctctctctctctctctctctcacacaatttacttcaccctaaacaaTCGGGTTTTAGAGCTAACCATTCCTGCCATACTGCCTTAGTATCTCTTGTTGAtcacactgggcgaaaagtcacgttttggcactataacgtggcatataacatgaaacatgaagttaatcaactgaattttgtggtattatacctgtgcgattcacatcaagttagaaaaactgccgtaacgcaataaaatccctgggattttaACGGGTTGCAAaacacggtaaaacatcgagttttggtgtctgtgttttggacgttttcgctacgttaacgcacggcgattcacgtcgtgttaaacgcgtttcagcagtgcgcaaaacaccacaaaacctatggagttacgatacgtttttctggtttctaaaacttgatgttagagtgttgttttgatggattattctgcgttttCATCAGCCTGGTGCCGAACCCCGGCCGCCTCTCGGCGAGTCTGCAGAATCAGaccacggacctacattctactGGATGGCTGTCTCAGTGCGCGCTATCTCTCTGGCCTTGTCTGGCAGTGAGAGAAATGAGGTCAAACCAACTGCTAGGGACCGATCACATCCGGTTTCAATTCCACCATGGCTGCACAGTTCTGCAAAAACTTCAACGTCGACGACATTCTTCGGGTAAAATGAAAGCTATTACTATGTTTTCCGCGTATAACTTATGAACTGTTGATTTTATAATATTGAAAATCTTCTTGCTTACGTTTTTTGTTCTCCCTGTCGCCGTAAATACTCGCTTTGTCGACTGTAAGTTGTGCAACAGATCTACACTTGCAGACTTTCCTACTCCTACTGAGGCTACTCTACTAAGCTAGTAGTTTGCAAACTTTGGCTTGTTTGTGTTCTCATTAATAgcctttttgttttcaattcgTATAACAACTATGAATATTTCATAGACGTTTTTTTTCCCCTCACAGGACGAGGATGAATTCGATCTGACAAAAGTATCGCTGACAATGCAGAAGGAACTTGAAGCTGAACACCCCCTGCAGAAGGTGAGTGTTTACATTGACATTTGAAGCTATTTAATGATAGAGTACCAAGGTTTATACTGTTGTTGGtttgaaaatgtgtaaataTATAAACAGGGGTTAGGCCTATAGTCTAatgaagacatttttttttaatgtttagtATGAATTTGTGATTCCAGTTAACGCTGCAGCAAGTTGACAAAGCGTGTGTGCTGCTGGCTGAGAAATGTGTATCAACAGATGCAAGAAATTTCTTCCAAAGTGGTTCAAGTAAGTATTAATACTGTGTGAATTGATACACATGTGGAGATCTGCTGCGCGCTGCTATTTGGAAAAGTTCTGAATGTTGAGCATTAAttttatacatacatacaggtacatgtacataacatggacattttgtgtttttctaACGCAAAGTCAACTTCTTTTATTACTTATGTATGTAtttgtcttttgtctttttAAAAAGGGCCAGCCATTCTGGAGACTACAACATTCCTGTTCAATTGCCTGGGTAAGCGTACCAAGTTCCCCACCACTGCAAGGGAAAAGGCATGGTCAGCCTTCCATGTTGCATACCAACAAAACATGCTATACATCAAAGCAGTCACTGGATAAGCGCAAGCATCCATGTGGCTGTGCTTTCATCTGTTTGAATTGCTGTTGGATGTAAATTACCCCATTACACCTCAGGCTCAGGAGAATGAAGCACAGGAGGAAGAAGAGTCTCTATCTGAGAATGTGAAAGATGTAGTTTGCTACATTGGCGGCAGTGTTGTCCAGAAGCTGAAGCAAAGGTGCTTACGCTTGAAATCAAgtgaagaaaaagaggaaatgTTGAAGTGTTTGAAACATTTTGTGcaaaatgatgaagatgaagcGAGTGTTCTGACAACTGCACTAAACAGAGGGGGTCTGGTGTTTCTGCAGCAAAACTCAAAAGACTTTTTTTGCCTGCTAGAAAGAAAAGCACGGTCTGTGTTCCAAACAAACACCCAGCAGGAGTTCAGTGCCATGTGCGGTCAAAGTCAAGAAGTCTTCACATTGTTTCAAGACATGACATCAGAATGTGAAGTGAGTGAGGAGATGAAAGAGCTAATCTTTGTACAAATGgcacaacttttttttaagattAGGGTGCATCATGAATGCCGGAAGTTCCTAGACCAACACAAATATGACACGTGTATACCTGCCAAAGGCCTTCGAAAAGGTTTGAAGGTGAAGTGAAGCAGTTCTTAGAGTGAAGAGACTTCTTTCTTAGTTTGGAACTCGCTGCCGGCTGGCCTGCGTGACACACCAACTCTGCCTGTTTTTAAGGCGCTGTCACACTGTTGCGTATGGGAGAAACGTATGAGTTGGGTATGAAAATTCATAAAATATTTTTCATACGCACCAAAACCCCGCGAAAATATAAAATTGGGCGTATACATACCGTATCGATACTGTATTGAACCTATGCTACTCATATGCTATCAATACGCTAGCTGTACAACGTATGACCACAGTACTTGACCTATGAGTAACGTACCGCTATCGTACATCTAGGGTAATCAGCGTATGTCTCGCGCCGCGTACAATCCATACGCCAAAAATTTTTCaacatgctgaaaaatgtatttCCGTGACAGCATATATATGCCAGCGTGCTTGAAACGTATACAACCTATGCCTAACTTACCCCTAGCGTATACCAACGTACGTGTATGAGTTAAAATTTCATACGCAACTCGTACATTTCTCTCATACACAACAGTGTGACAGCACCATGTTTTgggttttgtttcattttagtaaaaaaaaaaattagaacaTTTCATGCTGTATTAGTGTTTTACTCACTTCACATTCTGATGTCATGaggccaaataaaaaaataggtctgtttacggtatcccgaccgaccctaattttTCGGCCcaaccctaaacttttttttcgaaaaatgaaaaaagaaaataaaaagaaaaaacaaattggggggggggggggggtctttgtcGTAAAGTCGCTTTTTGGTGTCAAACCGGGGCGTACTTAGCTatattgtaataatttttgCCTTGTGAGGAAAGACGATAAAATTCCCttcgttttaaaaaaacaattgaaCAAAATCGGACAGAAATGGACCAAACAAGACGgggaaaattttttttttaaatccgaccgaccgaccctattgttttcggccatgttaccgtaaacagacctattttttttatttggcctgATTGTCTTGAAACAAAGTGAAGACTTCTTGACTTAGTGGTTCTCTTCATGCCTGCAGTTTTGTGTCATTGTCAGATTTGAAAGTTAGGTACATGTACTTTTGTCTAAAAGTTCCATGTTGTTTGCCTGTTGATGGATGAATGCTTGTGAATGTGTCCTTTCCCGCGCATTGAGTTTTGTAAAGATGTGCGCGTTATAATTgccatttatttttattattagttTCAGTATGATTTTGACAAGTGATTTCATGCCACTTGTGAAAGTTAAAGTGTGGAGAAGAACATTTTTTTgggctttttgtttttttggggggggggggtctttttttggggggggggggggaactaaCTTGCAAAATGTGTTCATTTGATTATGGTTATTGTTGATATAGGTTAAACAATTCTTGCGAAAAATAGTTAGAAGAATTAAACattattttctgtttgattttttaatgtgtgtttgtctggtctttcttgaaaaaatctgaacagtattgtttgtctgtggtCTTTCTTGAAAAAAAGCTGAACAGTTAGTATTGTTAGTATTGcgcacatacatgtataaaagTTCAAGATAAAAACCAAAGACTTGAAAAAGACAATTCTCACACGAGTTTATTAGGTGATTTCAAATATTGTCACAACTACATTGTGGTTAAGTACGACTAAATGAGCCTAATCTATGGGGCTTAGCCAACACTTAAAAGAAGTATACAACAATAAAAACACTAGACTTTTTCACTATAGCAAGTATCACACCAccataatcttcttcttcttctttgttcatgggctgaaactcccacgttcactcatgtttttgcacgagtggatttttacgtgtatgaccgtttttactccgccatttaggcagccatacgccgttttcgggggtACACCACCATAATAACAACATAGCACAATTAACCAGGACTGAAGATGACTTTCACTTATACATACATGAACATGTATGTTGAATACCATATTCCTTGAGCTTTCAACGGGTTTCAGCAATAACACACATGAAAACATTACAATAATAAAAAACTTCACAAACTTATTTTGTAAACTACAAGGTATCACCAAAACTTGTTTAGACACAATCATAAAAAGAAGCAGCAGTCCAAGAACAAGAACTAAGCTTGCAAAATCCAAACAATACACAAATAGCACAATCATTTATGCGAAAATATTTCAACAGCAGAACAATTTCTTTGGCTTTAAATTCTGATTATGTTTGTTTTATCTTATACAGGCAATACATGAATAACCTAcattaaaatatttttacatcaaaaccaTCTCTTTTCATAGATCTACAGTTCATAAGAGACACCATACAGCATTAATCTTGACTGCACCACTGCTGGCTATGATGTCAAGTTTGTACCAGTTTTAATTTTTTCTAGCTTTCTTTTTGAGAGGACTTCTACACATTGGGATGGCCGGCTGCTGCTGTGGCCTGCTGTGGACATTGCCTTTAGGGGTGACGGTAAACGCCAGCTGACGCTGAAGCCTCAGAGACTTTTCCTGGTGGGCAAAGCGCAAGGCATTGGGATTTTCTGATGTGCGGCCCATTGCCCTGTCTTCCAAAGTGCTCCTCAATAGGATCTTGACAgaatttgtttgacagtaaAAACCTGACTCCGTTAGTCAGCAAAAACCTGGTGGCCTCTATGAACCCATTCACGGTCATCACAAGGCCTCTGTGTGTTTGATATGTCAAATACATCTTCGCCTTTTCAGCGCGGGAGAAGCCAGGCCTGTTTTCAACAGAGGCCTTCCACTGAAACAGGTATCCCAGGAAGTCTTCCTGCAGAAACCTGAAACGCTCATCATTTGCATCTGTGTATGGCCTGAGATCTGGTTTCCTCTTGTGTTCCGCCTCATGAAGATGCCGGGTGTTGAGGCAGTCGAAGAAACGGTCCATCAGCTTAACAAATGTGGCCGTTTCTTGGCATTCCAGCCCACCATAGGTCTGCATGGCAGCTGCCACTCTTGAACTCAGAGTCTGGGCAGCAAGGCGAACATTCATGACAGAGTGAGGATTCAGACGAATGTGTTGCAGTGTCAGGCCACTTCGTGCAACTCCCATCTCCATGTCTTGGTGGTAAAGTCGTGAAAAATGCTTCCACAAAATGTGATGGGCATTGTTCCACAAACATCTAGTGGAGGGGCCCTCTGCGCTGCTGGACAGATTGTTTCTCACTGTCTTAATCAAATGAGGGGGGTCGCTGATGAGAAAGATCCACCTTTCAGGGGTAAGGAGGTTCACAGTCCTGTAGACGACCTGGTCAGGGTCTCCCATCATCTGATATAGGCGTTGGTTGGGTGGAGCCTTGTCGCTGGTGCTCACAACCACTTTGAAGCCAGCCTCTTCAAGACAGGCCACTGCTTGCCAAAACAGCGAATATAGCTGATCTGCAGTGGCTGACTTTGTGGGAAAAAATCCCAAGCTCATTTTCAGGTTCGAATTGATGCCCACAGCATAAAATACTAGGGCATGAGTAGCCAGCTTTCTGTTCGGCTTCAGGCCACAATCCTTATCCGAGTGGACAAACCCCACCAATTGCCCACTTCTGGATTCGAACACCAAGTCTGATTTGATAGTCATCTCGTCATGTAACAAAACCACAAAGCGCTGGTTCTCTGGTAGTTGGCGGGCATATTTCTTCAGCTCGTCCACCACTTCAGGCTGAAATCCACTCTTAGACTCTGTTGCAGCTGTGTATTCTCTCAGAGTGGATTTACCAGGCAGTTTGAGAACTCCAGTCTTTCTCAATGTCTCATAAGCAGCTTCACTCTTTGAATGAATCAGGATAGCTAACCTGATCATCATGGGGTGCCAACGCATCCCATGTTCCTTTTTTTCAAACGCCTTCAGTTGTTCTTCCCAAAAAAGGCGTTGTAGAGGGTCTTGCAGGCTGCCCATGGCTTGTTGCAGATCGTTGTGCAAGTCCTCAGGCAGATCCACAGACTCACTTGGAATCCTGGCCTTGAATTCCTCAGCTTGTTTCACAAAATTCTTTTTTCTCTCAGCCTTAAACGCTTCCTTTAGCTGCTTCTTTGAAAGCCCACGGAGAGAGTCGTTAGGCTTAATAGCCTTTACAGTTTCATGGCGAGCAAGTTTTTCCTGTAGAATATCTTGTACTGACTGGCAAGATCTGCAATAACTCTTGTCCGTTTCTATCAACAGTTCACACTGCACAGACCGTACACAGGAAGTGTGCAGCATCTTTCCATCCTCGAAGGAATAGCGAATATGCTGGAAGTAGCCAGTCTTTCCATCAGGGTGGCCTGCAAACTGCTGAAGGGACGGATTGGTGATTCCAGGACACATCGCTTGGGCCTGCAGCTCCCTCAAAAAACTGCCAAGTTTCTTGGTTTCCAGATCAGCTTGCAAGTGGGCACCATGAATGTCAAGAACCTGCAAAACACAAAGATcaatgttattttcttttacgggAAATAAAGTGGGgccacggacctacattctaatGGACTGAAGGCTaatgtgccaaatcacacattgtcttgtaagaaggaaaaatcttcatttgtcacctttctgcacttttttgactttgagtgcacagccacaatggtcacagacaagatgcatcaaacagatttgaaaaagaccccaaactgaacttgttatgactatttgtaacccctctcacctttttgacttggccgtacccaagccaaaaggctaaaaaaatcataactaatttcatgttgactttttggtggggtggacctattgttccagactcgccttgattacagcaacactagtgcagtgtccaacagcttttaaaatttgctttgacctcttgacaaagtgcatgtcaacaatccctgactgtcttgtaagaaggaaaaatcttcatttgtcacctttctgcacttttttgactttgagtgcacagccacaatggtcacagacaagatgcatcaaacagatttgaaaaagaccccaaactgaacttgttttgactatttgtaacccctctcacctttttgacttggccgtacccaagccaaaaggctaaaaaaatcataactaatttcatgttgactttttggtggggtggacctattgttccagacgcGCCTTGATTacagcaacactagtgcagtgtccaacagcttttaaaatttgctttgacctcttgacaaagtgcatgtcaacaatccctgactgtcttgtaagaaggaaaaatcttcatttgtcacctttctgcacttttttgactttgagtgcacagccacaatggtcacagacaagatgcatcaaacagatttgaaaaagaccccaaaccgaacttgttatgactatttgtaacccctctcacctttttgacttggccgtacccaagccaaaaggctaaaaaaatcataactaatttcatgttgactttttggtggggtggacctattgttccagactcgccttgattacagcaacactagtgcagtgtccaacagcttttaaaatttgctttgacctcttgacaatgtacatgtcaacaatccccgACTATCCCTGAATGTCttgtaagaaggaaaaatcttcatttgtcacctttctgcacttttttgactttgagtgcacagccacaatggtcacagacaagatgaatcaaacagatttgaaaaagaccctaaactgaacttgttatgactatttgtaacccctctcacctttttgacttggccgtacccaacccaaaaggctaaaaaaatcataactaatttcatgttgactttttggtggggtggacctattgttccagactcgccttgattacagcaacactagtgcagtgtccaacagcttttaaaatgtgttttgacctcttgacaatgtacatgtcaacaatccccgACTATCCTTGACTGTCttgtaagaaggaaaaatcttcatttctcccctttctccacttttttgtgtgctttcaaTGCTTACAAATTAAAACAATGAATGCTAATTCACAAATTTCTGagcattaatttaaaaacactgcCACAGTTCACAAACACACCTTTACATCTGCAAGGAAATGTTGAGCTTCAATGACGACCAGAATTGACCACTGATCTTGACCGGATGACAGGCGCAGGCCTATCTGTAGCTGACTTGTGTTGCGTTGCAAAATCACCCAACCGGCTGGCAGTGACTTGACGGCATCATTGGACAGGTCTTCAAATGATGTGTAGCACACTCTTTCAGGCACAGGCGGTGGCTCCCTGGCAGTCTGGgaaaataacaacacaacagATAAACATACTGACCCcaattttttaaaatatatatatgttaccaTAAACAGACATTTGTTTTGGCCTAATTTAATTAATCTTAGTTCATTCTTAACTCAATGTTGAGGGCAGGATAGTGCTCTCGGTACCTATAGGGTGATGGTCTACAGGTTGAAAGGTACCCGGTTCCATTCTAGCCTCGGCGTGACCACAGCTAGAGGCGCCCAACTTGATATCTGTTAAATtgtgataccccccccccccccccagaaatACCACAGCAAAGTAACATATATACTTACTGGTTGTGGTCTTGTGGTCTTTCTTGTTTCAATGGACTTTCGTGGCATCCAGTGGACCGGCAAGCTTCCTTGATGGGGCTGAAAAGAAAGAAGTTACAAGTGGCTTGTTTCAATTCTGACCAAATATATATCATTATATTTCATAAAGGGTGCAAACATGTGGAGACCCACTTAGCCATCCATGTAAAAAATGTGTAGGCCTAAAACACAAGCCCATGCACTGATGCAGTGATGCACATACTGTGACATTGTGTCACAAACAAATGGGGTAAACAACTACAAGTTTGcaataaaaacaacataaaAGCATTAAACTCACCTCGCTTTAAGTCTTTCTCCTCGAAATGACGAGAACAGATGCAAGCTTTTTCAGGATTGAAGCTGGAATCGCACCGGTCGATAACACGAATCAACTCTGCTCGCCATTTGTCAGCACTTGGAGACTTTCCAGCCTTTGGAATGCTCAAAAAAGAAAGGCCTCTGCACTTTCCTGCCGTTGTATGGCACCCGACAATGCAACAGTTCCTGTTAGATGGCATCGCTAATATCAATTttggaaaaaaaggacaaaactggatgaaaaattctacggccccagcaatctcattactctgaaaggggagccggaagtggctggtccccaggtttcgaagttgaccgatattcccACTAAAGTGACCTAGATCCTGAGACAGCCATCCagtagaatgtaggtccgtgatcagacgattatcggcttcctctctctctctttctctctcagcacggtcacacacacacacacacacacacacacacacacacacacacacacacacacacacacacatatatatatatatatatatatatatatatatatatatatacacacacacacattgcaccggcatacatcacacacacacacacacaccgtcacacacacattcacaccgtcactgcacacacacattataactgACATATATAATGACACACAAACggtacacacaggcacacgcacaggcacacactgtgcacacacacgcacacactgggacacacaaacatacacacacacacacatgcacgcgcgcgcgcggcgCACACTATgggcacacacactcgcacacacacacacacacacacacacacacacacacacacacacacacacacacacacacaccttttttgATATCTCTTATTTTCTCCATAAGAGCCTTGTAAGTGCACAAGAGGAGATACAGTACGAATAGCCcgtgcgttgagcagagaaagtaggtcattttAAACTGACAATTTTTGGCCAGCCAGATAAGAGTTTGTCTCTATTCCTTAGCAAACCTCCGGTACCGAGCGAGTTA
The sequence above is drawn from the Littorina saxatilis isolate snail1 unplaced genomic scaffold, US_GU_Lsax_2.0 scaffold_190, whole genome shotgun sequence genome and encodes:
- the LOC138955463 gene encoding uncharacterized protein; translated protein: MPRKSIETRKTTRPQPTAREPPPVPERVCYTSFEDLSNDAVKSLPAGWVILQRNTSQLQIGLRLSSGQDQWSILVVIEAQHFLADVKVLDIHGAHLQADLETKKLGSFLRELQAQAMCPGITNPSLQQFAGHPDGKTGYFQHIRYSFEDGKMLHTSCVRSVQCELLIETDKSYCRSCQSVQDILQEKLARHETVKAIKPNDSLRGLSKKQLKEAFKAERKKNFVKQAEEFKARIPSESVDLPEDLHNDLQQAMGSLQDPLQRLFWEEQLKAFEKKEHGMRWHPMMIRLAILIHSKSEAAYETLRKTGVLKLPGKSTLREYTAATESKSGFQPEVVDELKKYARQLPENQRFVVLLHDEMTIKSDLVFESRSGQLVGFVHSDKDCGLKPNRKLATHALVFYAVGINSNLKMSLGFFPTKSATADQLYSLFWQAVACLEEAGFKVVVSTSDKAPPNQRLYQMMGDPDQVVYRTVNLLTPERWIFLISDPPHLIKTVRNNLSSSAEGPSTRCLWNNAHHILWKHFSRLYHQDMEMGVARSGLTLQHIRLNPHSVMNVRLAAQTLSSRVAAAMQTYGGLECQETATFVKLMDRFFDCLNTRHLHEAEHKRKPDLRPYTDANDERFRFLQEDFLGYLFQWKASVENRPGFSRAEKAKMYLTYQTHRGLVMTVNGFIEATRFLLTNGVRFLLSNKFCQDPIEEHFGRQGNGPHIRKSQCLALCPPGKVSEASASAGVYRHP